Proteins encoded in a region of the Larimichthys crocea isolate SSNF chromosome XVI, L_crocea_2.0, whole genome shotgun sequence genome:
- the tcf7l2 gene encoding transcription factor 7-like 2 isoform X15: MYPRDGASAGPEETGAKAGVLGPGLSLLQQVGCWHLNLSSWSNKVPVVQHPHHVHPLTPLITYSNEHFTPGNPPPHLQTDVDPKTGIPRPPHPPDISPYYPLSPGTVGQIPHPLGWLVPQQGQPVYPITTGGFRHPYPTALTVNASMSSLLSSRFPPHMVPPHHSLHTTGIPHPAIVTPNVKQESSHSDISSLNSSKQSDAKKEEEKKKQVHIKKPLNAFMLYMKEMRAKVVAECTLKESAAINQILGRRWHALSREEQAKYYELARKERQLHMQLYPGWSARDNYAANQQGKRKKRKREKQQAESNDANTPKKCRALFGLDQLSLWCKPCRRKKKCIRYIQGEGSCASPPSTDGSLLDSPPSSPSSVVPSPSSKESKPQTEQMQPLSLTMKPAHQPLHHPHLLAGPPPSLVQLENSAAASKTPGASSHNGALEHGDVSSSRQPGSSVVSSMARPSASLCHSHSLLPSTAPQPLSLVTKSIE; encoded by the exons ATGTACCCGCGGGATGGAGCTTCAGCCGGGCCGGAGGAGACGGGAGCCAAGGCAGGAGTCCTGGGCCCCgggctctctctcctccagcaggtGGGCTGCTGGCACCTCAATCTGAGCAGCTGG tctaATAAGGTTCCAGTGGTACAGCACCCTCACCATGTGCACCCTCTCACGCCTCTGATCACCTACAGCAATGAGCACTTCACACCGGGGAACCCCCCACCTCACCTACAGACAGACGTGGATCccaaaacag GAATTCCAAGGCCTCCACATCCTCCAGATATATCTCCTTATTACCCACTGTCACCTGGCACTGTCGGCCAGATCCCCCATCCGCTAGGATGGTTAGTACCACA GCAAGGTCAACCTGTTTATCCAATCACAACAGGGGGTTTCAGACACCCCTACCCAACTGCGCTCACTGTCAACGCATCCATGTCAAG TCTTCTGTCCTCCAGGTTCCCCCCACACATGGTGCCCCCTCATCACAGTTTGCACACCACGGGCATCCCACACCCAGCCATCGTCACGCCAAACGTCAAGCAGGAATCCTCCCACAGTGACATCAGCTCTCTCAACAGCTC AAAACAGTCAGACGctaaaaaggaagaggagaaaaagaaacaggtcCACATAAAGAAACCCCTGAATGCCTTCATGCTCTACATGAAGGAGATGCGGGCCAAGGTGGTGGCTGAGTGCACACTGAAGGAAAGTGCTGCCATCAACCAGATCCTGGGGAGGAGG TGGCACGCCCTATCGCGGGAGGAGCAGGCCAAGTACTACGAGCTGGCCAGGAAAGAGCGACAGCTCCACATGCAGCTGTACCCAGGCTGGTCAGCACGAGACAACTAT gcGGCTAACCAACAggggaaaaggaagaagagaaaaagggaaaagcagcaaGCAGAGAGCAATG ATGCAAATACCCCAAAGAAGTGTCGTGCCTTGTTCGGGCTTGACCAGCTGAGTTTATGGTGCAAACCATGCAG gagaaaaaaaaagtgcattcgCTACATCCAAGGTGAAGGCAGCTGTGCCAGTCCTCCCTCTACGGACGGAAGCTTACTAGACTCCCCCccatcctccccctcctcagTGGTTCCCTCCCCTTCCTCAAAAGAGTCCAAACCTCAGACTGAACAAATGCAACCTCTCTCACTGACTATGAAACCGGCCCACCAGCCACTCCACCACCCGCACCTCCTGGCTGGGCCTCCACCATCTTTGGTTCAGCTGGAAAACTCTGCTGCAGCTAGCAAAACGCCCGGCGCCTCCTCCCACAACGGAGCCCTGGAGCACGGCGACGTCTCGTCCTCGCGGCAGCCGGGCTCCTCTGTGGTGTCCTCAATGGCCCGGCCCTCGGCATCGCTGTGTCATTCCCACTCGCTCCTCCCCTCCACGGCCCCTCAGCCTCTGTCGCTAGTGACCAAGTCTATAGAATAG
- the tcf7l2 gene encoding transcription factor 7-like 2 isoform X18 translates to MYPRDGASAGPEETGAKAGVLGPGLSLLQQVGCWHLNLSSWSNKVPVVQHPHHVHPLTPLITYSNEHFTPGNPPPHLQTDVDPKTGIPRPPHPPDISPYYPLSPGTVGQIPHPLGWLVPQQGQPVYPITTGGFRHPYPTALTVNASMSRFPPHMVPPHHSLHTTGIPHPAIVTPNVKQESSHSDISSLNSSKQSDAKKEEEKKKQVHIKKPLNAFMLYMKEMRAKVVAECTLKESAAINQILGRRWHALSREEQAKYYELARKERQLHMQLYPGWSARDNYGKRKKRKREKQQAESNDANTPKKCRALFGLDQLSLWCKPCRRKKKCIRYIQGEGSCASPPSTDGSLLDSPPSSPSSVVPSPSSKESKPQTEQMQPLSLTMKPAHQPLHHPHLLAGPPPSLVQLENSAAASKTPGASSHNGALEHGDVSSSRQPGSSVVSSMARPSASLCHSHSLLPSTAPQPLSLVTKSIE, encoded by the exons ATGTACCCGCGGGATGGAGCTTCAGCCGGGCCGGAGGAGACGGGAGCCAAGGCAGGAGTCCTGGGCCCCgggctctctctcctccagcaggtGGGCTGCTGGCACCTCAATCTGAGCAGCTGG tctaATAAGGTTCCAGTGGTACAGCACCCTCACCATGTGCACCCTCTCACGCCTCTGATCACCTACAGCAATGAGCACTTCACACCGGGGAACCCCCCACCTCACCTACAGACAGACGTGGATCccaaaacag GAATTCCAAGGCCTCCACATCCTCCAGATATATCTCCTTATTACCCACTGTCACCTGGCACTGTCGGCCAGATCCCCCATCCGCTAGGATGGTTAGTACCACA GCAAGGTCAACCTGTTTATCCAATCACAACAGGGGGTTTCAGACACCCCTACCCAACTGCGCTCACTGTCAACGCATCCATGTCAAG GTTCCCCCCACACATGGTGCCCCCTCATCACAGTTTGCACACCACGGGCATCCCACACCCAGCCATCGTCACGCCAAACGTCAAGCAGGAATCCTCCCACAGTGACATCAGCTCTCTCAACAGCTC AAAACAGTCAGACGctaaaaaggaagaggagaaaaagaaacaggtcCACATAAAGAAACCCCTGAATGCCTTCATGCTCTACATGAAGGAGATGCGGGCCAAGGTGGTGGCTGAGTGCACACTGAAGGAAAGTGCTGCCATCAACCAGATCCTGGGGAGGAGG TGGCACGCCCTATCGCGGGAGGAGCAGGCCAAGTACTACGAGCTGGCCAGGAAAGAGCGACAGCTCCACATGCAGCTGTACCCAGGCTGGTCAGCACGAGACAACTAT gggaaaaggaagaagagaaaaagggaaaagcagcaaGCAGAGAGCAATG ATGCAAATACCCCAAAGAAGTGTCGTGCCTTGTTCGGGCTTGACCAGCTGAGTTTATGGTGCAAACCATGCAG gagaaaaaaaaagtgcattcgCTACATCCAAGGTGAAGGCAGCTGTGCCAGTCCTCCCTCTACGGACGGAAGCTTACTAGACTCCCCCccatcctccccctcctcagTGGTTCCCTCCCCTTCCTCAAAAGAGTCCAAACCTCAGACTGAACAAATGCAACCTCTCTCACTGACTATGAAACCGGCCCACCAGCCACTCCACCACCCGCACCTCCTGGCTGGGCCTCCACCATCTTTGGTTCAGCTGGAAAACTCTGCTGCAGCTAGCAAAACGCCCGGCGCCTCCTCCCACAACGGAGCCCTGGAGCACGGCGACGTCTCGTCCTCGCGGCAGCCGGGCTCCTCTGTGGTGTCCTCAATGGCCCGGCCCTCGGCATCGCTGTGTCATTCCCACTCGCTCCTCCCCTCCACGGCCCCTCAGCCTCTGTCGCTAGTGACCAAGTCTATAGAATAG
- the tcf7l2 gene encoding transcription factor 7-like 2 isoform X28: protein MYPRDGASAGPEETGAKAGVLGPGLSLLQQVGCWHLNLSSWSNKVPVVQHPHHVHPLTPLITYSNEHFTPGNPPPHLQTDVDPKTGIPRPPHPPDISPYYPLSPGTVGQIPHPLGWLVPQQGQPVYPITTGGFRHPYPTALTVNASMSRFPPHMVPPHHSLHTTGIPHPAIVTPNVKQESSHSDISSLNSSKQSDAKKEEEKKKQVHIKKPLNAFMLYMKEMRAKVVAECTLKESAAINQILGRRWHALSREEQAKYYELARKERQLHMQLYPGWSARDNYGKRKKRKREKQQAESNDLSAPKKCRARFGLDQQNNWCGPCRRKKKCIRYIQGEGSCASPPSTDGSLLDSPPSSPSSVVPSPSSKESKPQTEQMQPLSLTMKPAHQPLHHPHLLAGPPPSLVQLENSAAASKTPGASSHNGALEHGDVSSSRQPGSSVVSSMARPSASLCHSHSLLPSTAPQPLSLVTKSIE from the exons ATGTACCCGCGGGATGGAGCTTCAGCCGGGCCGGAGGAGACGGGAGCCAAGGCAGGAGTCCTGGGCCCCgggctctctctcctccagcaggtGGGCTGCTGGCACCTCAATCTGAGCAGCTGG tctaATAAGGTTCCAGTGGTACAGCACCCTCACCATGTGCACCCTCTCACGCCTCTGATCACCTACAGCAATGAGCACTTCACACCGGGGAACCCCCCACCTCACCTACAGACAGACGTGGATCccaaaacag GAATTCCAAGGCCTCCACATCCTCCAGATATATCTCCTTATTACCCACTGTCACCTGGCACTGTCGGCCAGATCCCCCATCCGCTAGGATGGTTAGTACCACA GCAAGGTCAACCTGTTTATCCAATCACAACAGGGGGTTTCAGACACCCCTACCCAACTGCGCTCACTGTCAACGCATCCATGTCAAG GTTCCCCCCACACATGGTGCCCCCTCATCACAGTTTGCACACCACGGGCATCCCACACCCAGCCATCGTCACGCCAAACGTCAAGCAGGAATCCTCCCACAGTGACATCAGCTCTCTCAACAGCTC AAAACAGTCAGACGctaaaaaggaagaggagaaaaagaaacaggtcCACATAAAGAAACCCCTGAATGCCTTCATGCTCTACATGAAGGAGATGCGGGCCAAGGTGGTGGCTGAGTGCACACTGAAGGAAAGTGCTGCCATCAACCAGATCCTGGGGAGGAGG TGGCACGCCCTATCGCGGGAGGAGCAGGCCAAGTACTACGAGCTGGCCAGGAAAGAGCGACAGCTCCACATGCAGCTGTACCCAGGCTGGTCAGCACGAGACAACTAT gggaaaaggaagaagagaaaaagggaaaagcagcaaGCAGAGAGCAATG ACCTGAGCGCTCCTAAGAAGTGTCGAGCGCGCTTTGGGCTCGATCAACAGAATAACTGGTGTGGCCCGTGCAG gagaaaaaaaaagtgcattcgCTACATCCAAGGTGAAGGCAGCTGTGCCAGTCCTCCCTCTACGGACGGAAGCTTACTAGACTCCCCCccatcctccccctcctcagTGGTTCCCTCCCCTTCCTCAAAAGAGTCCAAACCTCAGACTGAACAAATGCAACCTCTCTCACTGACTATGAAACCGGCCCACCAGCCACTCCACCACCCGCACCTCCTGGCTGGGCCTCCACCATCTTTGGTTCAGCTGGAAAACTCTGCTGCAGCTAGCAAAACGCCCGGCGCCTCCTCCCACAACGGAGCCCTGGAGCACGGCGACGTCTCGTCCTCGCGGCAGCCGGGCTCCTCTGTGGTGTCCTCAATGGCCCGGCCCTCGGCATCGCTGTGTCATTCCCACTCGCTCCTCCCCTCCACGGCCCCTCAGCCTCTGTCGCTAGTGACCAAGTCTATAGAATAG